From Camarhynchus parvulus chromosome 10, STF_HiC, whole genome shotgun sequence, one genomic window encodes:
- the CIB2 gene encoding calcium and integrin-binding family member 2, whose translation MGNKQTIFTDEQLDAYQDCTFFTRKEILRLHGRYYEMAPNVVPMDYTKDPDVKLPMQLIINMPELKENPFKERIVSSFSEDGEGSLSFNDFVDMFSVLSEMAPRELKAIYAFKIYDFNTDNFICKADLEKTLNKLTKEELTEEEITLVCEKVIEEADMDGDGKLGFADFENMISKAPDFLSTFHIRI comes from the exons GACTGCACGTTCTTTACTCGGAAGGAAATCCTTCG GTTGCATGGCCGATACTATGAAATGGCACCAAACGTTGTGCCCATGGACTACACAAAGGACCCAGATGTTAAACTACCTATGCAGCTTATAATAAACATGCCGGAGCTGAAG GAGAATCCCTTCAAAGAAAGGATTGTGTCGTCTTTCTCAGAAGATGGAGAGGGGAGCCTGAGCTTCAATGACTTTGTGGATATGTTCTCCGTGCTCAGTGAAATGGCTCCCCGAGAGCTGAAAGCAATCTATGCCTTTAAGATTTATG ATTTTAACACAGATAACTTCATTTGTAAAGCAGActtggaaaaaaccctcaataaGCTGACCAAGGAAGAGCTGACAGAGGAGGAAATCACTCTGGTTTGTGAGAAAGTGATAGAAGAAGCTGACATGGATGGTGATGGGAAATTAGGATTTGCAGATTTTGAAAACATGATTTCCAAGGCACCAGACTTTCTCAG taCTTTCCACATAAGAATCTGA